A part of Brassica rapa cultivar Chiifu-401-42 chromosome A05, CAAS_Brap_v3.01, whole genome shotgun sequence genomic DNA contains:
- the LOC103866663 gene encoding HVA22-like protein f: MGVLIVIAKRFDALIGPGVMLLYPLYASLRAIESPTMLDDQQWLTYWIIYSLTTIFELSVWRVLAWLPFWPYLKLLFCMWLVLPMFSGAAYIYSNFVRKYVQFGMHVGEGTSYTDEQRRVLQMMSLDARKSVQDYVDRFGWDSVEKAIKAAERETKKH, encoded by the exons ATGGGTGTACTTATTGTAATTGCAAAACGTTTTGATGCTCTGATTGG GCCGGGAGTTATGCTTCTCTACCCTTT GTATGCATCGTTACGAGCAATAGAGAGTCCAACGATGTTAGATGATCAACAATGGCTTACATATTGGATCATTTACTCCTTAACTACAATATTCGAATTATCCGTTTGGAGAGTCCTTGCCTG GCTACCGTTTTGGCCATACTTGAAACTTTTGTTCTGCATGTGGTTGGTGTTACCAATGTTCAGTGGTGCAGCGTACATCTACTCCAATTTTGTGAGAAAATACGTTCAGTTTGGAATGCATGTTGGAGAAGGAACGAGTTATACAGATGAACAGAGAAGAGTTTTACAGATGATGAGTCTTGATGCTAGAAAATCGGTTCAAGATTATGTTGACCGGTTTGGATGGGATTCTGTTGAGAAAGCAATCAAAGCG GCTGAACGAGAAACGAAAAAGCATTGA
- the LOC103866664 gene encoding serine/threonine-protein phosphatase 5 — translation METKNENSDVSRAEEMKNQANEAFKGHKFSQAIDLYTQAIELNGNNAVYWANRAFAHTKLEEYGSAIQDASKAIEIDPKYSKGYYRRGAAYLAMGKFKDALKDFQQVKRICPNDPDATRKLRECEKAVKKLKFEEAISVPVSERISVAESIDFHTIEVESQYSGARIEGEEVTLDFVKQMLEEFKNQKTLHKRYAYQIVLQTRKILQALPSLVDISVPNGKHFTVCGDVHGQFYDLLNIFELNGLPSEENPYLFNGDFVDRGSFSVEIILTLFAFKCMSPSSIYLARGNHESKSMNKIYGFEGEVRSKLSEKFVELFAEVFCYLPLAHVINEKIFVVHGGLFSVDGVKLSDIRAIDRFCEPPEEGLMCELLWSDPQPLPGRGPSKRGVGLSFGGDVTKRFLEDNNLDLVVRSHEVKDEGYEVDHDGKLITVFSAPNYCDQMGNKGAFIRFEAPDMKPNIVTFTAVPHPDVKPMAYASNFMRMFN, via the exons ATGGAGACTAAGAATGAGAACTCTGATGTTTCACGGGCCGAGGAGATGAAGAATCAGGCCAACGAAGCCTTTAAAG GTCACAAATTCTCCCAGGCTATTGATCTGTATACACAAGCTATAGAACTCAACGGCAACAACGCTGTGTATTGGGCAAACCGTGCATTTGCTCACACAAAGTTGGAGGAATATGGCAGTGCAATACAGGACGCATCAAAGGCCATTGAAATTGATCCAAAATACTCAAAG GGCTATTACAGACGCGGTGCTGCTTATCTTGCCATGGGAAAATTTAAGGATGCCTTGAAAGACTTCCAACAA gttAAAAGGATATGTCCTAATGACCCTGATGCGACAAGAAAGCTAAGGGAGTGTGAGAAAGCAGTGAAGAAACTGAAATTTGAAGAAGCAATCTCTGTACCTGTATCTGAAAGGATCTCGGTGGCTGAGTCCATTGACTTCCACACAATTG AGGTTGAATCACAATACTCTGGTGCTAGAATCGAGGGAGAGGAAGTCACCTTGGATTTTGTGAAACAGATGCTGGAAGAGTTCAAGAACCAAAAGACATTGCATAAACG GTATGCATATCAAATTGTCTTACAGACAAGGAAAATCTTGCAAGCACTGCCTTCCCTGGTTGATATCAGTGTACCTAACGGCAAGCATTTCACGGTCTGCGGTGATGTTCATGGTCAG TTCTACGATCTCTTAAACATCTTTGAGCTTAACGGCCTCCCTTCCGAGGAGAATCCATACTTGTTCAATGGTGACTTTGTGGACAGAGGATCCTTTTCTGTGGAGATAATCCTGACGCTGTTTGCCTTTAAGTGCATGAGTCCCTCAT CCATTTATCTAGCTAGAGGGAATCACGAGAGCAAGAGCATGAACAAGATATATGGCTTTGAGGGTGAGGTTCGGTCCAAGTTGAGTGAGAAGTTCGTTGAACTCTTTGCCGAGGTCTTCTGTTATCTTCCTTTGGCTCACGTGATCAACGAGAAGATATTTGTGGTGCATGGAGGCCTCTTCAGTGTCGATGGCGTTAAGCTCTCGGACATCAGAGCCATTGATCGATTCTGTGAGCCTCCTGAGGAAG GATTGATGTGTGAGCTGTTGTGGAGTGATCCTCAACCTCTCCCTGGAAGAGGCCCAAGCAAGCGAGGAGTTGGTCTCTCATTTGGTGGAGACGTAACAAAGAGGTTTTTGGAAGACAACAATCTAG ATTTGGTGGTGCGGTCACATGAAGTAAAGGATGAAGGATACGAGGTTGATCATGATGGTAAACTCATCACTGTCTTCTCTGCACCAAACTACTGTGATCAG ATGGGTAACAAGGGAGCCTTCATTCGCTTTGAAGCTCCAGATATGAAGCCAAACATTGTTACATTCACAGCAGTG CCTCATCCGGATGTGAAGCCAATGGCATATGCAAGCAATTTTATGAGGATGTTCAACTAA
- the LOC103866665 gene encoding receptor like protein 29 — MKTKRALPSPTSLLLHLLITPLFLCEANTVSMPPSESETLFTIMDSMSSDQQWRRSHPNPCAPGSSWPGIECKTGPDRLPHVSRLDFGSAPNPSCKSSASFPHLIFSLPFLQSVFFFNCFTHLPTTIIFPIKLLTNSSLQQLSLRSNPSLSGQIPPLISSLTSLQILTLSQNKLTGAIPPVLFSLKNLLHLDLSYNKLTGTIPLQLGSLNSLLGLDLSYNSLTGLIPHTISQLGTLQKLDLSSNALSGAIPQGLEKLRSLSFIALSNNRLRGAFPKGISKLESLQYFIMDNNPMHAPLPVELGLLPKLQEIQLENSGYSGVIPESYTRLMNLSSLSLANNKLTGEIPSGFDSLPHVFHLNLSRNSLIGVVPFDSSFLRRLGKNLDLSGNRGLCLNPEDEFSVVKTGVGVCGRNVTSGPSPKISQASTSRCCYGSCFLSNALFQVVLFLGLRHHR, encoded by the coding sequence ATGAAGACTAAAAGAGCTTTACCCTCTCCTACCTCACTCCTCCTCCATCTCCTGATAACACCTCTCTTCCTCTGCGAAGCCAACACAGTCTCAATGCCTCCTTCTGAGTCAGAGACTCTCTTCACAATCATGGACTCAATGTCATCAGATCAACAATGGCGCCGCTCTCACCCAAACCCCTGCGCACCTGGCTCATCCTGGCCAGGGATCGAATGCAAAACCGGTCCAGACCGGTTACCTCACGTCTCAAGACTCGATTTCGGCTCAGCTCCTAACCCGTCTTGTAAATCCTCAGCTTCGTTCCCTCACCTGATCTTCTCCCTCCCTTTTCTACAatcagtcttcttcttcaactgcTTCACTCACCTCCCAACCACAATCATCTTCCCCATCAAGCTCCTCACCAACTCCTCTCTCCAACAGCTCAGCCTCAGATCAAACCCTTCCCTCTCAGGTCAAATCCCTCCTCTCATCTCATCCCTCACATCCTTACAAATCCTCACCCTCTCACAGAACAAACTAACCGGAGCCATCCCTCCCGTTCTCTTCTCCTTAAAAAACCTCCTCCACCTCGACCTCAGCTACAACAAGCTCACAGGCACCATCCCACTCCAACTAGGAAGCCTCAACAGCCTCCTCGGGCTAGACTTGAGCTACAACTCCTTAACGGGCCTCATCCCCCACACAATCTCCCAACTGGGCACGCTTCAAAAACTCGACTTGAGCTCGAACGCGCTCTCCGGAGCCATCCCGCAAGGCCTCGAAAAGCTTCGGTCTTTATCGTTTATAGCGTTGAGCAACAACAGACTCAGAGGAGCTTTCCCGAAAGGAATCTCGAAGCTCGAGAGCTTACAGTACTTCATAATGGATAACAACCCGATGCACGCGCCCCTCCCCGTCGAGCTGGGGCTCCTCCCGAAGCTTCAAGAGATCCAGCTCGAGAACTCCGGATACTCCGGCGTGATCCCGGAGAGTTACACGAGGCTGATGAATCTCAGCTCGTTGTCTCTGGCCAACAACAAGTTAACGGGAGAGATCCCTTCAGGGTTTGATTCTCTGCCTCACGTTTTCCATCTGAATCTCAGCAGGAACTCGCTGATCGGTGTGGTTCCGTTTGATTCGAGTTTTTTGAGACGGTTGGGTAAGAATTTGGATTTGAGCGGGAACAGAGGGTTGTGTCTGAATCCGGAGGATGAGTTTAGTGTCGTTAAGACAGGAGTTGGTGTCTGCGGGAGGAATGTTACTAGTGGTCCGTCGCCGAAGATATCTCAAGCGTCTACTTCTCGGTGTTGTTACGGATCTTGCTTCTTGTCTAATGCTCTGTTTCAGGTGGTTCTGTTTCTGGGATTACGTCATCATCGGTAA
- the LOC103866666 gene encoding citrate synthase 3, peroxisomal has translation MEEISERVKARLAVISAHLTSADPLESGSPAIERWTTSADINPPPHGSLKGALTVVDERTGKKYQVPVSDDGTVKAVDLKKISMGKEDKGIKLYDPGYLNTAPVRSSISYIDGDEGILRYRGYPIEEMAENSTFLEVAYLLMYGNLPSESQLSDWEFAVSQHSAVPQGVLDIIQSMPHDAHPMGVLVSAMSALSIFHPDANPALRGQDIYDSKQVRDKQIIRIIGKAPTIAAAAYLRMAGRPPVLPSGSLSYAENFLYMLDSMGNRSYKPNPRLARVLDILFILHAEHEMNCSTAAARHLASSGVDVYTAVAGAVGALYGPLHGGANEAVLKMLSEIGSVDNIPEFIEGVKNRKRKMSGFGHRVYKNYDPRAKVIKKLADEVFSIVGRDPLIEVAVALEKAALSDDYFVKRKLYPNVDFYSGLIYRAMGFPPEFFTVLFAIPRMAGYLSHWKESLDDPDTKIMRPQQVYTGVWLRHYTPVKERDEPKESDKLSQVSTSNASRRRLAGSSV, from the exons ATGGAGGAGATATCAGAGAGAGTTAAAGCTCGATTAGCTGTTATCTCGGCGCATTTGACGTCAGCTGATCCCTTGGAATCAGGATCTCCAGCCATCGAGCGGTGGACCACGTCGGCGGATATCAATCCTCCACCGCATGGATCCTTGAAGGGAGCCTTGACGGTCGTCGACGAGCGCACAGGGAAGAAGTATCAGGTTCCAGTCTCAGATGATGGTACCGTTAAAGCCGTTGATCTCAAGAAG ATTTCGATGGGGAAGGAGGACAAAGGGATTAAACTGTACGATCCTGGTTACTTGAACACGGCTCCTGTTCGGTCCTCGATCTCTTACATCGACGGAGATGAAGGGATCCTACGTTATCGTGGGTATCCGATAGAGGAAATGGCTGAGAACAGTACTTTTCTGGAGGTTGCATATCTTCTCA TGTATGGGAATCTACCCTCTGAAAGTCAGCTATCTGATTGGGAGTTTGCTGTTTCTCAGCATTCAGCTGTGCCACAAGGAGTTCTA GATATAATACAGTCTATGCCTCATGATGCACACCCCATGGGAGTTCTTGTGAGTGCAATGAGTGCTCTTTCCATCTTCCATCCTGATGCTAATCCTGCTCTCAGG GGACAGGATATTTACGACTCAAAACAAGTTAGAGATAAACAAATTATTCGCATTATTGGAAAGGCACCAACTATTGCAGCAGCTGCTTACTTGAGGATGGCAGGGAGGCCTCCTGTTCTTCCTTCAGGAAGCCTTTCTTATGCTGAGAACTTCCTCTATATGCTCGATTCCAT GGGAAACCGATCCTACAAACCTAACCCTCGGCTTGCTCGGGTGCTGGACATCCTCTTCATACTTCATGCGGAGCATGAAATGAACTGCTCCACCGCTGCTGCTCGGCATCTTGCCTCTAG TGGTGTTGATGTGTACACTGCTGTTGCTGGAGCTGTGGGGGCTCTTTACGGTCCACTTCATGGCGGTGCAAACGAG GCTGTGCTTAAGATGTTGTCAGAGATTGGGAGTGTTGATAACATTCCAGAGTTCATAGAGGGTGTTAAAAACAG GAAGAGGAAGATGTCTGGTTTTGGACACCGTGTGTACAAAAACTATGACCCAAGAGCTAAAGTCATCAAGAAGCTAGCAGATGAAGTGTTCTCCATTGTTGGAAGGGATCCTCTAATTGAAGTAGCCGTTGCTCTGGAGAAGGCAGCTCTTTCTGATGATTACTTTGTTAAGAGGAAGCTTTATCCAAATGTTGATTTCTACTCTGGTTTAATATACAG AGCAATGGGGTTTCCACCAGAGTTCTTTACCGTCTTGTTTGCTATTCCTCGCATGGCTGGATACTTGTCTCATTGGAAAGAGTCGTTGGATGATCCTGACACCAAGATCATGAGGCCACAACAG GTGTACACCGGAGTGTGGCTTAGGCATTACACACCAGTTAAAGAGAGGGATGAGCCAAAGGAGTCAGACAAGTTGAGTCAAGTCTCGACTTCTAATGCATCAAGAAGACGTTTGGCTGGATCTTCAGTTTAG
- the LOC103866667 gene encoding chaperone protein dnaJ C76, chloroplastic, which yields MAQLLSPVCTDLLKFQSSVLSSRSSTSRFSAKTSGAASSWCLRKRRSSSTIGRLRVATEDASSLSTGDVADDYYAVLGLLPDATPEEIKKAYYNCMKSCHPDLNGNDPETTNFCMFINDVYEILSDPVQRMVYDEIHGYAVTATNPFLDDSSPKDHVFVDEFACIGCKNCANVAPDIFQIEEDFGRARACNQRGNPDLLQQAVETCPVDCIYQTSAGQLSLLEDEMRRVERVNVALMLSGMGSGAVDVFRMARSRWEKRQAKVLNQARSRMMKRKSTDEEPSYWDNLWGKDNQYQKSEEEVQERAQRAAAAARRWREYSRRGVDKRPTFKLPDSSSSSRGDN from the exons ATGGCGCAGCTACTCTCCCCTGTTTGCACTGATCTTCTCAAGTTTCAGAGCTCTGTTCTCAGCTCCAGATCAAGTACCTCGCGATTCTCGGCGAAGACTAGCGGCGCTGCTTCGTCGTGGTGCTTACGAAAGAGACGAAGCAGCAGCACCATCGGAAGATTGAGAGTTGCAACGGAAGACGCTTCTTCTCTCTCCACCGGCGACGTCGCCGATGACTACTACGCCGTTCTCGGATTG cTTCCAGATGCGACACCAgaggagatcaagaaagctTATTATAACTGTATGAAGTCTTGTCATCCTGACTTGAATGGGAATGACCCTGAAACCACAAACTTCTGCATGTTCATTAACGATGTTTACGAG ATTCTTAGTGACCCTGTACAGAGAATGGTGTACGATGAGATCCATGGGTACGCAGTGACTGCTACCAATCCTTTTCTTGATGACTCTAGCCCGAAAGATCATGTCTTTGTTGATGAGTTTGCTTGTATAG GGTGCAAGAACTGTGCCAATGTGGCTCCGGATATATTTCAGATTGAGGAGGATTTTGGGAGAGCAAGGGCGTGTAACCAGCGTGGCAATCCTGATTTGCTTCAGCAAGCAGTTGAAACATG CCCGGTTGATTGTATATATCAGACTTCTGCGGGGCAGTTGTCGTTGCTTGAAGATGAGATGCGTAGGGTTGAGAGAGTGAAT GTTGCTCTGATGCTTTCTGGAATGGGGTCAGGAGCTGTTGATGTTTTCAGAATG GCGAGATCTCGATGGGAAAAGAGGCAAGCAAAAGTCTTG AATCAAGCTAGAAGTAGAATGATGAAGCGGAAAAGCACAGACGAGGAACCTTCCTATTGGGATAACCTCTGGGGGAAAGATAATCAATACCAGAAAAGCG AGGAAGAAGTACAAGAACGAGCACAGCGAGCCGCCGCAGCAGCTAGGAGATGGAGGGAATACTCACGAAGAGGCGTGGATAAGAGGCCCACCTTCAAACTCCCtgactcctcctcctcctccagagGAGACAACTGA
- the LOC103866668 gene encoding 50S ribosomal protein L1 has translation MAAMKLLLSQARRQALTRPFSSPFPQIHRLFSSSPSSDPNPNPPPPNESPKKLEPVSYAAKPSEDLSRLTREEIRYTKDSPSLTPVSYAQRVAPLPEDRVVSEEDRERTPEEVEAERKRIESENRARRRFFRATAVEEDTSSLPLPTLLKPELRHGKKPIFDLMEAIREIKGNAKAKFDETLEAHVRLGIEKGRSELIVRGTLALPHSVKKDVRVAFFAEGSDAEDAKAAGADVVGGLELIEEILKSGKIDFDRCLATPKMMPRVYKISRILNNHGLMPNPKQGSVTKDVMKAVKDAKAGHTKFRMDKTSILHVPLGKMSFPEDALRENVGAFMNALLLAKPAGLKKTSKYAGYVNAFHLCSTMGKGYPVSIQSLSRAADHYTKLQLK, from the exons ATGGCAGCAATGAAGCTCCTCCTCTCTCAAGCTCGCCGCCAAGCTCTCACCAGACCCTTCTCATCTCCATTTCCACAAATCCACAGACTCTTCTCATCCTCTCCATCATCAGATCCGAATCCAAACCCTCCGCCGCCGAATGAATCCCCCAAGAAGCTCGAGCCGGTGTCGTACGCCGCCAAACCCTCGGAAGATCTTTCTCGCTTGACGCGAGAAGAGATCCGATACACGAAAGACTCTCCTTCGCTAACTCCCGTCTCCTACGCGCAGCGCGTGGCTCCTCTCCCGGAGGATCGCGTCGTGAGCGAGGAGGACAGAGAGAGGACGCCGGAGGAGGTGGAGGCGGAGAGGAAGAGGATCGAATCGGAGAATCGAGCTAGGAGAAGGTTCTTCAGAGCTACTGCCGTGGAGGAGGATACCTCTTCGCTCCCTTTGCCGACGCTGCTTAAACCGGAGCTGAGGCATGGGAAGAAACCTATTTTCGATCTCATGGAGGCCATTAGAGAGATAAAG GGCAATGCTAAGGCCAAGTTTGATGAAACTCTTGAGGCTCATGTGAGGTTAGGCATCGAAAAAGGACGATCTGAGCTG ATTGTGCGTGGTACTTTGGCTCTACCACATTCTGTTAAAAAG GATGTGAGAGTGGCATTCTTTGCCGAGGGTTCGGATGCAGAGGATGCCAAGGCTGCAGGAGCTGATGTTGTCGGTGGTCTTGAGCTTATTGAGGAAATCTTGA AAAGTGGCAAGATCGACTTTGATAGATGTCTTGCAACTCCGAAAATGATGCCCCGTGTTTACAAG ATATCAAGGATTCTTAACAATCATGGTCTGATGCCTAACCCCAAA CAAGGGAGTGTGACCAAGGATGTGATGAAAGCAGTGAAAGACGCAAAAGCAGGTCACACCAAATTCAGAATGGATAAAACTTCCATTCTTCATGTGCCACTTGGGAAG ATGAGCTTTCCTGAGGATGCTTTGAGGGAGAACGTTGGTGCATTTATGAACGCCCTTTTGCTGGCTAAGCCTGCCGGATTGAAAAAGA CTTCGAAATATGCTGGTTATGTGAATGCATTCCACTTGTGTAGCACG ATGGGAAAGGGTTATCCGGTATCGATACAGTCGTTGTCTAGAGCAGCAGATCACTATACCAAGTTGCAGCTCAAGTGA
- the LOC103866669 gene encoding sec1 family domain-containing protein MIP3, whose product MALIDVAIACLNSIREIEEDVKDAIVYIDAGCTESFQLAGAFPLFLELGARSVCSLENMTSLDAVADWNSKLDCANRIVIMTSRLLNDAHRYMLRCLSTHAGVQRCSVFTSISEGSHSACPDSPLGPDAYREYETLLVQDYNEHTKKSDKISKDKGVPKFSSALESLTMEPITSQNVDDSSGDAEGLVVSVHHFPLIICPFTPRAFVLPSQGSVAEASLSRQHEDSLTFGLPPISTGSMSDTDDVPPGATLTAHFLYHLALKMELKLEIFSLGDVSKNVGKIMTDMSSLYDVGRRKRTAGLLLVDRTLDLITPCCHGDSLFDRIFSSLPRAERFSTQAQLKQGVPSIDRPSLDVQVPLGELLNEEPSKIKESGLPEGVEAFLRGWDSYTSDPQNECDKKSTELLNGSLVATECFRGTPYLEAMIERRTKDGSVLVKKWLQEALRRENISVNVRARPGYATKPELQAMVKALSQNQSSLLRNKGIIQLAAATAAALDESQSAKWDAFSSAEMMLNVSAGDTSQGLAAQISDLINKSALAELQAKKNEKLDSSSSRGLLSFRDALLLTVVGYILAGENFPTAGSGGPFSWQEEHFLKEAIVDAVLENPSAGNLKFLNGLTEELESRLNRLKSEDTKETPSDDQLDIDALDEDPWGKWGDEEDEEDNDNSKADESYDDMQLKLDLRDRVDSFFKFLHKLSSLRTRNVPLREGSLASESSFPGDPSGNKGLLYRLITKVLSKEEIPGLEYHSSTVGRLFKSGFGRFGLGQAKPSLADQSVILVFVIGGINGREVMEAQEAVGESGRPDIGLVTGGTTLLTPEDMFELLLGQFSHF is encoded by the exons atgGCTCTGATCGATGTAGCTATCGCTTGTCTCAATTCGATCCGCGAA ATAGAAGAGGATGTGAAAGATGCAATTGTGTATATTGATGCTGGTTGCACTGAAAGTTTCCAGCTTGCAGGAGCCTTCCCTTTGTTCTTGGAGCTAGGTGCCCGTTCCGTCTGTAGCCTTGAGAACATGACTTCCCTCGACGCT gtggCTGATTGGAATTCAAAGTTGGATTGTGCAAACAGAATTGTGATTATGACATCTCGGCTTCTCAATGATGCTCATCGATATATGCTGCGGTGTCTAAGCACCCATGCAGGCGTTCAGCGCTGCTCAGTGTTCACCTCTATTTCCGAG GGATCTCATTCAGCCTGCCCTGATTCACCACTTGGTCCAGACGCGTATAGAGAGTACGAAACCTTACTTGTTCAGGATTACAACGAACATACCAAGAAGAGCGACAAAATATCTAAAGACAAAGGGGTTCCTAAGTTCTCTTCCGCACTTGAGTCGCTTACGATGGAGCCTATTACAAGTCAAAATGTAGATGATTCATCAGGTGACGCAGAAGGTTTGGTAGTCTCGGTGCACCACTTCCCCTTGATTATTTGTCCTTTCACTCCTAGAGCGTTTGTCTTACCTTCCCAAGGATCAGTTGCCGAAGCTTCCCTGTCCCGTCAACATGAGGATTCTCTTACTTTTGGACTGCCTCCAATAAGCACTGGATCTATGTCTGATACTGATGATGTTCCTCCTGGTGCAACTCTTACCGCACATTTTCTTTACCACCTGGCTCTTAAG ATGGAGTTGAAGTTGGAGATATTTTCACTTGGTGATGTATCAAAGAACGTTGGAAAGATTATGACAGACATGTCAAGTCTTTACGATGTAGGGCGTCGAAAGAGAACTGCCGGCTTGTTACTTGTTGATCGTACGCTTGATCTCATCACTCCCTGCTGCCACGGGGACTCACTTTTTGATCGAATCTTTTCATCATTGCCTCGCGCAGAGAGATTTTCTACACAAGCACAGCTTAAGCAAGGGGTTCCAAGCATCGACCGTCCTTCTCTCGATGTTCAGGTGCCTCTTGGGGAGCTGTTAAATGAAGAACCGAGCAAGATTAAGGAGTCTGGTCTTCCTGAAGGAGTTGAAGCTTTCTTACGTGGCTGGGATTCATACACTTCTGATCCACAAAACGAATGCGACAAGAAATCTACTGAGCTACTAAACGGATCGCTTGTAGCCACTGAATGTTTTAGAGGGACACCTTACTTAGAGGCCATGATCGAAAGGAGAACAAAGGATGGAAGTGTGCTGGTGAAGAAATGGCTTCAAGAAGCTCTGCGTCGTGAAAACATCTCTGTTAACGTGAGGGCTCGTCCTGGTTACGCCACGAAACCTGAGCTCCAGGCCATGGTCAAGGCGTTGTCGCAAAACCAGTCGTCTTTGTTGAGAAACAAAGGGATTATTCAGTTAGCGGCAGCTACAGCCGCTGCGCTTGATGAATCCCAAAGCGCCAAATGGGATGCTTTCAGCAGTGCGGAGATGATGTTAAACGTAAGCGCTGGTGATACGAGCCAAGGTCTGGCTGCTCAAATCAGTGACCTGATAAACAAAAGCGCTCTGGCAGAACTTCAGGCGAAGAAGAACGAGAAACTagattcatcatcatcaagagGGCTTCTGTCTTTCCGAGACGCATTGCTTCTTACAGTAGTTGGTTACATTCTTGCTGGAGAGAATTTTCCTACAGCCGGCTCAGGGGGACCGTTCTCTTGGCAAGAAGAGCATTTTCTCAAAGAAGCCATTGTGGACGCTGTTCTCGAGAATCCTTCAGCAGGGAATCTCAAGTTTCTAAATGGGTTGACAGAAGAGCTCGAGAGCAGGTTGAACCGCTTAAAGTCAGAGGACACCAAAGAGACTCCCTCTGATGATCAGTTAGACATTGATGCGCTTGATGAGGATCCATGGGGGAAATGGGGagatgaggaagatgaagaagacaatGATAACAGTAAAGCGGACGAGTCTTATGACGATATGCAGCTAAAACTTGATTTGCGTGATAGAGTAGACAGCTTCTTTAAGTTTCTCCACAAGCTGTCGAGTCTAAGAACAAGGAATGTACCATTAAGAGAAGGCTCATTGGCTTCGGAGAGCAGCTTCCCGGGAGATCCATCTGGAAACAAAGGGCTACTGTACAGGCTTATAACAAAGGTGTTGAGCAAAGAGGAGATACCAGGTTTAGAATATCATTCCTCAACTGTAGGAAGGCTTTTCAAAAGCGGGTTTGGAAGGTTTGGTCTTGGTCAG GCAAAACCAAGCCTTGCAGACCAGAGTGTCATTCTTGTCTTTGTCATTGGAGGAATCAATGGTCGAGAG GTTATGGAAGCTCAAGAGGCTGTGGGGGAGAGTGGAAGACCAGACATTGGCTTGGTTACTGGAGGAACAACTCTCCTTACTCCTGAAGACATGTTCGAGCTATTGTTAGGACAGTTCAGccacttttga
- the LOC103866671 gene encoding phospholipase A1-IIdelta, which produces MYIKPQSMCYLAKPYHQIMAEPSWEELLGQDNWQNLLEPLDHSLRRLILRAGDFCQATYDTFINDQNSIYCGASRYGKPSFFHKVMLDDARHYDVVSFLYATARVSNHEAFFLSSMSRESWDRETNWIGYIAVTSDERTAEIGRREIYVVFRGTTRNYEWVNVMGAKLTSVEELLMDGRDGPEVMLGWFTIYTTANPDSPFTKMSGRSQLLTKIRELLELYKDEKPSIVLTGHSLGATIATLAAVDLAENVTSCSSDVTPVTAIVFGSPRVGNREFLNRINRHDNVRILHVKNEIDLITRYPAKIMGYVNIGTKLKIDTRVSPFLKETHHPGDWHNLQASHYL; this is translated from the exons ATGTATATAAAACCTCAATCAATGTGTTACCTGGCAAAACCATATCATCAAATCATGGCCGAACCATCATGGGAAGAGCTTCTCGGCCAAGACAATTGGCAAAACCTTTTGGAACCACTTGACCACTCACTTCGCCGTCTTATCCTTCGAGCAGGCGATTTCTGTCAAGCCACTTACGACACTTTCATAAACGACCAAAACTCCATCTACTGTGGAGCCAGCCGTTATGGCAAACCATCCTTCTTCCACAAAGTCATGCTCGACGACGCTAGACACTACGACGTGGTTTCGTTCCTTTACGCCACGGCTCGTGTAAGTAACCACGAAGCCTTCTTTCTAAGCTCCATGTCAAGAGAGTCTTGGGACCGTGAGACGAATTGGATCGGTTATATCGCGGTGACGTCTGATGAACGGACGGCTGAGATTGGAAGGAGAGAGATCTATGTTGTGTTTCGTGGGACAACGAGGAACTACGAGTGGGTTAATGTGATGGGAGCCAAGTTGACTTCGGTAGAGGAACTGTTGATGGACGGTCGAGATGGTCCTGAGGTTATGCTTGGATGGTTCACTATTTATACAACGGCTAATCCTGACTCACCTTTCACCAAGATGAGTGGACGTTCACAGCTTCTGACTAAG ATAAGAGAGCTGCTAGAGCTATACAAGGACGAGAAGCCTAGCATAGTCCTGACGGGACACAGTCTAGGTGCAACTATAGCGACTCTCGCAGCAGTGGACCTGGCAGAAAACGTTACAAGCTGCTCTAGCGACGTGACCCCGGTGACAGCTATTGTGTTTGGTTCTCCTAGAGTTGGCAACAGAGAATTCTTAAACAGAATCAACAGACATGATAACGTGAGGATATTGCACGTGAAAAACGAAATTGATCTTATCACACGTTATCCAGCTAAGATAATGGGGTACGTCAACATTGGGACCAAACTCAAAATCGATACTAGAGTTTCACCTTTTCTTAAAGAAACTCATCATCCTGGTGACTGGCATAACCTTCAGGCAAGTCATTATCTATAG